The following DNA comes from Microbacterium wangchenii.
CCGTGGCTGGTCGCGGCCGGTGCGGCGGCGGGGGCGGCCACGGCGGTGAAGTGGTCGGGGCTGTACGTTCTGGCCGCCATCGGCCTGTACGCGGTGGTGACCGACGCGCTCGCCCGCCGCCGCGCCGGCATCCGGATGTGGCCTGCCGACGCGGCGCTGCGGCAGGGGCCGGCATCGTTCCTGCTCCTGGTCCCCATCGCCGCGGTCGTGTACGTGGCGTCGTGGACCGGCTGGCTCGCCAGCGACGGCGGCTACTCGCGGCACGCCGTGGACGCCGCTCCTGCGACCGGGGTGTGGGCATGGGTGCCGCTGGCACTGCAGAACCTGTGGGCCTACCACCAGTCCATCTACGCATTCCACGTCGGGCTCACCACCCCGCACGGGTACGCGAGCCCCGCGTGGCAGTGGCCCCTGCTGGTGCGGCCGACCTCGATGCACTGGCAGCAGGATGCCGCCGGCACCGCCGGCTGCGCACTGCCGGCGGGATGCACCGAGTCCATCTCGAGCCTGCCCAACCCCGTCGCCTGGTGGGCGGGCGTGGCCGCGGTCGTCTTCCTCGCCGTGCGCTTCGTTGTGGCGCGGGACTGGCGCTACGCGTTCGTCCTGACCGGCCTGGCCGCCACCTACGGACCGTGGCTGCTGTACCCCGACCGCACGATCTTCCAGTTCTACACGGTCGTGATGGTGCCCTTCCTCCTGTTCGCACTGACCTTCGCGCTGCGGGAGATCGCCGGACCGCCCACGGCTCCCCTGCCCCGTCGGCTCAGCGGGCAGCGCGTGGTCGTGGTCTTCCTCGTCGTGGTGACGCTCGTCTCGGCCTTCTGGTATCCGGTGTGGACGGGTCTGCCGGTGCCCTACCAGTTCTGGCAGCTGCACAACTGGATGATCACGTGGATCTAGCCGAGGTCCTCCGGATCGCTCACGGGGAGCCGGCACGCGAACCCGCGGCAGTCGTACGCGGTGGCGCGACCCTCCAGCGCGGTCTTCCCCTCGAACAGCGACAGCCCCGCCGCCGCGAGGGACTCGGCCTGCTCGGGCGAGATCAGCGCGAGGATGTCGACGCGGACGCGACGGGCGCGCTGCGCCAGCGGTGACCCCGGGTCGCCGACCACGACGAGCTGGTGAGGCGCCTCGGCCAGCCCGGCGGCGACTTCCAGCAGCGCGCCGTGCGCGACGGGGGCCGCGAGGGCGGCGGGGGCGGCGGCCTGGACGAGCGTGAGGGCGACGGAGCGGTAGCGCTCGCCGGCGCCGGCCTGCCACAGCGCGAGCGCCGCGGCGGCGAGCGCCGACGGCCCCGAGGGAGCGGCACCGTCGCTCGGAACGCCGGCGGCCTGCACCCCCTGCGCCACGAGCACCGGATCCCCGCCGCCGGGGACGACGATCGTGCCGTCCTCACCCACGCACGCGTCGACGAGTTCGCGGGCGCGCACGGCGTACGCCGGCTCTCCCGTCGCCAGCGCGAGGGACAGCAGGCCGCGCGCGAGGCCGCCGTAGTCTTCAAGGGTGGCCGGGGCGGAGGAGACGATCTCATCCAGCGACGCACGGCGCAGCATCCCGTCGGGGCCGACGTTGGTCTCCAGCACCGCGTCCGCCGCCCACCGCGCGGCCTCCAGGAGCCGCTCGTCGCCGAGCACCGTGCCGGCGCGGGCCAGTGCGGCGATCGCGTGCCCGTTCCACCCGGTGACGATCTTGCCGTCCAGCGCCGGGGGCTGCAGCCCTGCGCGACCCTGGGCATCGCGGGCGTAGTAGCCCCCCTCGCTGCGGGCGCCGTCGATGATCGACTCGGAGTCCTGTGCGGCGGCGATCCCGCCGCTGGGCTGCTGCAGGACCTCGACGAGGAACCGCGCCGCGTCACGTGCGATGTCCTCCTCCCCCGCATCCAGGGCCGCATCGATGAGCCCGGCGTTGTCGGTGAGCATGCGCTCGTAGTGCGGCACCGTCCAGTCGCGGCGGGTCGCGTAGCGGAAGAAGCCGCCGTCCACGGGGTCGTGCAGCTCGGAGGCGGCCATCGCCCGCAGCGCCCGGCGCGCCACGTCCGCCGACTCCGGAGCGGCCTCGGCGAGCGCCTCGCACGCGAGGAAGCGCAGCACCGGGACGTTGGGGAACTTCGGCGTCTCCATCCCCAGGCCCGCGGCGAATCCGCCGAACTCGCGATCCTCGGCGGCGACGAGCCCGCGTGCGGCGGCGGCGAGCTCCGCCAGCGACGGCGGCGCGTCGGCGCCGGGCGTCGCGGCCTCGGCGATCGCCTGGCGCAGGGCCTCGCCGGTGCGCTCGACCTCGCCGCGCCGCTGCGTCCACGCCTCGCGCACCGCGGCGAGCACGTCACGGAAGGCCGGCATCCCCCCGCGCGCCTCGTCCGGCCAGTACGTCCCCGCGTAGAACACCGCGCCGCCGGGAGTGGTGAACACCGTCAGCGGCCAGCCGAGGTTGCGCGTGAACGCCGACGCGGCGTCGAGGTACGCGGCATCCACGTCGGGATGCTCCTCACGGTCGACCTTGATCGCCACGAATCCGTCGTTGATGATCGCGGCGGTCGCGTCGTCGGCGAAGGACTCCCGCGCCATGACGTGGCACCAGTGGCACGTGGAGTACCCGATCGACACGAGCACCGGCACGTCGCGGCGCTGCGCCTCGGCGAACGCCTCCGGGCCCCACGGGTACCACGCGACCGGGTTGGTCGCGTGGAGCCGCAGGTAGGGGCTGGAGGCGTTCGCGAGGCGGTTCAGCTCAGTTCACCTCATCCGGGTGCGACGCGACGCGGCCCGACCCGTCCTGCGGGTCGATGGAGTCGATCGCGGCCATCTCTGCGTCGCTGAGCTCGAAGTCGAAGATGTCGAAGTTCTCCTCCAGGCGCTCGCGGCGCACCGACTTGGGGAAGACGATGAACCCGCGCTGGATGTGCCAGCGCAGCACCGCCTGGGCGGGCGTCTTGCCGTGCGCGGCGGCGGCCTCGGCGACGGCGCGGATGCCGAACAGGTCGTACTTGCCCTGCCCGAGCGGCCCCCACGACTCGATGTGCATGTCGTGCGCCGCGCCCCACTCGACGATGTCGCTGCGCGAGTAGGCCGGGTGCAGCTCGATCTGGTCGACGACGGGGGTGACGCCGGTGGCCTCGACGATGCGGTCCAGGTGGGGCACGAGGAAGTTCGAGACGCCGATGGAGCGCGTGTGCCCCGCATCCCGGATCTCGATCATCTTCTCCCACGCGTGGAGGTAGTTGTCCTTCGCCGGGGTGGGCCAGTGGATGAGGTAGAGGTCCACCTGCTCCAGGCCGAGCTTCTCCAGGCTCTCGGCGATGGCCGCGTGCGGCTCTTCGCCGTCGTGGCGGTCGTTCCAGAGCTTCGTGGTGATGAACAGCTCGTCGCGCGGGATCCCGCTGGCGGCGATCGCCGCGCCCACGCCCTTCTCGTTGCCGTAGATCGCGGCGGTGTCGATGTGGCGGTATCCCACCTCGAGTGCTTCGGTGACCGCCCGCTCGGTGTCATCCGGCGGAACCAGGAAGACACCGTAGCCGAGCTGGGGGATGCTGTTGCCGTCGTTGAGCGCAACCATGGGAATCGTCATGCCCTCAGCCTAGGAGCCGCGCCCGCCGCCGCGAGCGGGGGTTGACGTCACCCCCGCAGGCGAGGCATCACATTCCGACTGAGACACCGGGCGACGCATGGCGTCTCAGCCGGAATGTGGTGTCTCGGGATGCGGCGGGCAGGGCGGGGCGGCGGCGGGATACGATCGAAGGCTGTGTCCTCGCCCGAACCCGTGATCGCGTACCCGCCGGAGCTGCCCGTCAGCGCCGCCCGGGAGGAGATCGCGCGCGCCATTCGGGACCACCAGGTCGTGATCGTGGCCGGTGCGACCGGCTCGGGCAAGACGACGCAGCTGCCGAAGATCTGCCTCGAGCTCGGCCGCACGCACATCGCGCACACGCAGCCGCGCCGGATCGCCGCGCGCACGATCGCCGAGCGGATCGCCGAGGAGATGCAGGTGCCGCTGGGCACCACGGTGGGTTACAAGGTGCGCTTCACCGACAACGTCTCCGCCGACACGCGCGTCGCGCTCGTGACCGACGGGATCCTGCTCAACGAGATCCACCGCGACCGGCTGCTGCGCCGCTACGACACGATCATCATCGACGAGGCCCACGAGCGCTCGCTCAACATCGACTTCCTCCTCGGCTACCTCCGCCGCATCCTGCCCGAGCGGCCCGACCTCAAGGTTCTCGTGACGTCGGCGACGATCGACCCGCAGAGCTTCGCGACGCACTTCGCGGATGCGGCAGGCGCTCCGGCGCCCATCGTGGAGGTGTCCGGCCGCACCTACCCCGTCGACATCCGCTACCGCCCGCTCGTGCCGGAGGGCGCGGCCGAGGACGACGCGGACGAGGTGGGCGGCATCGTCACGGCGCTGCGCGAGCTCGACCGCGAGCCGCCCGGCGACGTGCTGGTGTTCCTCCCCGGCGAGGCGGACATCCGCGACGCCGCCGACGCCGTGCGCGGCGCGTACGCCAAGGACGCCGCGCCCACCGAGGTGCTCCCCCTGTACGGACGCCTGTCCGCCGCCGAGCAGCACCGCGTGTTCGAGCCGTCCCGCGTGGCGGGTGTGCGGCGGCGGGTGATCCTGGCCACCAACGTCGCCGAGACGAGCCTGACCGTCCCCGGCATCCGGTACGTCGTCGACACCGGCACGGCGCGGATCTCGCGGTACAGCGCCCGCTCGAAGATCCAGCGTCTGCCGATCGAGGCGGTCTCGCAGGCCTCCGCGCAGCAGCGCTCGGGTCGCGCCGGCCGCACCGCCCCGGGCGTGGCGATCCGCCTGTACTCGGAGGAGGACTTCACCCGGCGGCCGGAGTACACCGAGCCGGAGATCCTGCGCACGTCGCTCGCGTCGGTTCTGCTGCAGATGCTTGCGCTCGGTTTCGGCGACATCGCAGCCTTCCCCTTCCTCACGAAGCCCGATTCCCGCGGGGTGAAGGCCGCGAGCGATCTGCTGACCGAGCTCGGCGCCATCACCGTGGGCCGCAGCGGCGAGAGCCCGCGACTGACGAGAATCGGCCGCGAGATCGCACGCCTGCCGATAGACCCCCGCTTCGCCCGGATGCTGCTGGAAGCCCGCGACAACGGCACCCTCGGCGAGGTGCTGCCCATCGTCGCGGGATTGTCGATCCAGGACGTGCGCGAACGGCCGGAGGAGCGCCGGGAGGAGGCCGACCGCCTGCACGCGCGGTTCACCGACCCCACGAGCGACTTCCTCACCCTGCTGAACCTGTGGAACCACCTGCAGGAGAAGCAGGCCGAGCTCGGCTCCAGCGCCTTCCGGCGCCTGTGCCGCAGCGAATTCCTCAACTACGTCCGCGTGCGCGAGTGGGTGGACGTGCACCGGCAGCTGCGCAGCGTGCTCGGGGGGCCGCGCTCCTCGCGCGAGGCCGGGCCGGACGGGCACGAGGCCGGGGACGCCATCCACCGGGCGATCCTCGCCGGGCTGCTGTCGCAGATCGGCATCCTCGACGCGCGCACCGCGAACCCGCCGAAAGACCGCCGCACGCCGAAGTCGCCCGGCGACGGCCGCCCGAGCAAGGGCGAGTACATCGGAGCGCGGGGCGCGCGCTTCGCGATCTTCCCCGGCTCGGGCCTGCGGAAGAAGCGGCCGCACGCGGTGATGGCCGCCGAACTCGTGGAGACCTCGCGTCTGTTCGCCCGCACCGTGGCCGCGATCGATCCCGCGTGGGCTGAGGACCTCGCCGGCGACCTCGCCAAGCGGTCGCTCAGCGACCCGCACTGGTCCAAGAGCGCCGGCGCCGCCTCGGCCTACGAGAAGATCACGCTGTTCGGCGTGGAGATCGTGCCGCGCCGGCGCGTGCAGCTGGCCCGCTTCGACCGGCCGCTCGCGCGCGAGATGTTCCTGCGCCACGCGCTCGTCGAGGGCGAGTGGGATGCGGCGGCCCTGGACAAGCGGCTCACGGCGTTCCTGCGCCGCAACGCCGAGCAGCGCCGGCGGCTGGAGAAGATCGAGGAGCGCGAGCGCCGCCGCGACATCCTCGTCGGCGACGAAGCGGTGTTCGCGTTCTACGACGCCCGCGTCCCCGCCGACGTCTTCGACGTGCGCTCGTTCGAGCGGTGGTGGCGCGACGCCGCCGCACGGACCCCGCACCTGCTCGATCTCACGGAGGCCGACCTCACCGGCGACGCCGCGCGCGCCGACGACCGCGGCTTCCCCTCCCGGTGGCGCCAGGGCGATCAGACCCTGTCGCTGTCGTACCGCTTCGAGCCTGGCGCCCCCGACGACGGCCTCACGGTGCTCGTGCCGCTGGCACTCCTGGCCCAGCTGCGGCCGGACGGATTCGACTGGCAGGTGCCCGGGCTGCGCGACCAGCTCGTGACGGCGCTGCTGCGCGCCCTGCCCAAGGCGATCCGCCGCAACGTCGTGCCCGCCGCCGATTGGGCCGAGAGGTTCTCGGCCGAGCTGGTCGGCCGCGGGCCCGAGGACACCGACGGGCTCCCCGCGATGAGCCTGGTGGAAGCCCTCGCCACGCAGGTGCAGCGGGTCGCGAACCAGCCGGTGCGCGCGACCGACTTCGACCTCGAACGCGTGCCCAGCCACCTGCTGCCCACCTTCCGCGCCGTCGACGCGCGCGGACGCACCGCCGGCACCGACCGCGACCTCGCCGCCCTCCAGGCGCGCCTGGCCGACCGCGCCCGCTCCAGCGTCGCCGCGACGATCGAGCGGAGCTCGGCGCGGGTCGCGGCGGCGACCGCGCCGGGGTCTGCGGCCGCCTTCCCCGCACGCACCGGTGTGACGGACTGGGACTTCGGTGACCTCCCCGACGTCGTGGACACCCGGGTGGCCGGAGGCGTCGTGCGCGGCTACCCCGCCGTCGTCGACGAGGGCGCGAGCGTGTCGCTGCGGTTGGAGGCGACACCCGCGGATGCGGCGCGCCTCACCCGCGCGGGCGTGCGACGCCTGCTCCTCCTGGCCGTCGCCTCCCCCGCCCCCTATGTGCTGGAGCACCTCACCTCGACGGAGAAGCTCGCCCTCGCCGCATCCCCGTATCCGAACGCGAAGGCGCTCATCGAGGACGCCCGGGGAGCTGTGGCCGATGCGGTGCTCGAGCGCGAGGCGGGCGTCCGCACGCGCGCGGCCTTCGAGGCGGTGCGGGATCGCCTGTCGGCCGTCGTGGTGGACGACACCTTCGCCGCGGTGTCGCTCGCGGCCCGTGTGCTCACGGCGGCCCGGGAGGTGGACCGCGCGCTGAAGGGGCAGACCTCGATGGCGCTCCTGGGCGCGCTCGGCGACGTGCGGGCGCAGCTGGGCGGATTGGTCTTCCCCGGTTTCGTCTCCGCGATCGGCCTCGCGCGCCTCGCCCACGTACCGCGGTACCTCGCCGGGGCGCTGGAGCGGCTGCAGAGTCTCCCCGACAACCCGGGACGCGACCGCCAGCGGCAGAACGAGTACGAACGCGCCGCCGCGGCCTACACCGAAGCCGGCGGGACGATCCCGCCCGCCCCCGGCGCCCCCGCGGGCCTCGTGCATGCGCGGTGGCTGCTGGAAGAGCTGCGCGTGAGCCTGTTCGCGCAGCGCCTGGGCACCGCCGAGGCGGTCTCCCCGCAGCGGATCGCGAAGGCCCTGCGCGAGGCGGGGACCCCGGCCGCGCGCGGGTAGGCTCGGCGGCGGAAAGGGGACGCCATGCCGCACGCCGTCGTGTACACCGAGTTCGGAGCACCGGAGGTGCTGCGGATGGTCGAGATCCCCTCGGGCCGGCCGGGCCCCGGCCAGCTGCGGATCCGCGTCGAAGCCGCCGGGGTCAACCCCGTCGACGCGAAGCTGCGCTCGGGTCGCCGTGCGAGCCCGCCCATCCACGAGCCGCGCCGGACCGGGGCGGACGGCGCGGGCGTCGTGGTCGAGGTCGGCCCCGAGGTCGACGGTTTCCGCCCCGGCCTGCCGGTGGCCGTCTTCGACACCCTCGGCACGTATGCCGACGAGATCATCGTGCCCGCCCCATCCGTCGTCCCCCGCCCGCCCTCGGTGAGTGCGGCGCAGGCGGCGGCGCTCGGGGTCCCCGCCGGGACCGCCTATCAGTCGCTGCGGTCGCTGCGGGTGGGCCCCGGCGACACCCTCCTCGTCCACGGCGGATCCGGCGCGGTGGGCCGCGCCGCCGTGCAGTACGCCGTGCTGTGGGGCGCGCGCGTGATCGCGACCTCCTCGGACCGGCGCGCGCCGGGCGTACGGGAGCTGGGCGCGACGACGGTGCCCTACGGCGAGGGGCTCACCGACCGCGTGCGGGATGCGGCGCCGGAGGGGATCACGGCGGCGCTGGACTGCGTCGGCACCGACGAGGCCGTGCAGACCCCGCTGGAGCTCGTCGCCGACCGCTCGCGCATCGTGACGCTCGTCCGCGGGGCCGACGCCGACGAGCTCGGGATCCGGGCGTTCCGCGGCGGCAGCCCGCGTCCGCTGACCGCCCAGGAGGCCGCGTGGCGGCGCGAGGCGATCCCCGTGACGCTCGGCCTCGTGGCCGCCGGCGCGTTCTCGGTCGAGCTCGGCCCCGCCCTGCCGCTGTCCGATGCCCCCGACGCCCAGCGCATGGTCGCCGAGGGCACCGACGGGAAGATCGTCCTGCTGCCCTGACCGGGCTCAGTTGCCGGAGCGGCGCTTGTTGTAGACGTCGAAGGCGACGGCCAGCAGCAGCACGAGACCCTTCACGGCCTGCTGCCAGTCGATGCCGATGCCCAGGATCGACATGCCGTTGTTGAGCACGCCGATGATGAGGCCACCGATGATCGCGCCGCCGATCGTGCCGACGCCGCCCTGCACCGCGGCCCCGCCGATGAACGCGGCAGAGATGGCCTCGAGCTCGAACCCGTCGCCGGCCTTCGGGCCGGCGAGGTTGAGTCGCGCGGTGAAGATGAGGCCGGCCAGCGCCGCGAGGAAGCCCATGTTGACGAACAGCCAGAAGTCCACGCGCCGCGTCTTGATGCCCGACAGCTCGGCCGCGTGCCGGTTGCCGCCCATGGCGTAGATGTGACGGCCGAACACCGTGCGGTTCATGACGATCCCATAGATCATCACGAGAGCGGCCAGCACGATGAGGGTCACGGGGATGCCCTTGTACGACGCGAGTGAGTAGGTGAAGAACGCGATGGCCGCGGCCACGAGCACGAGCTTGCCGATGACCCATACGAGGGGCTCGACCTCCTGGCCGTACTTGGCGCGGCCCGCGCGCGTACGCAGCTGCTGGACGACGAGGGCCACGATGGCCACCGCCCCGATGGCGAGGGTGAAGAGGTCTGGTTCGGTCTCGCCGAACAACCCCGACAGGAATCCGTTCCCCAGTGCCCGGTACTCGGTCGGGAACGACCCGATGTTGGCGTTGCCCAGGACGACGAGGGCGAGACCCCGGAAGATCAGCATGCCGGCGAGGGTCACGATGAACGCGGGTATCCCGACGTAGGCGATCCAGAACCCCTGCCACGCACCCACGAGGGCGCCGATGAGGAGGGACAGCAGGATGGCCAGCCACCACGGCATCCCCATCTTCACCGCGAACACGCCCGACAGCGCGCCGACGAAGGCCGCGACCGATCCCACCGACAGGTCGATGTGACCGGCGATGATGACCATCACCATGCCGATGGCCAGCACGAGGATGTAGCCGTTCTGGACCACCAGGTTGGAGATGTTCTGCGGCCGCAGGAGGATGCCGTCGGTCAGGATCGCGAACAGCGCCACGACCGCGATGAGCGCGATGAAGATGCCGTTGCGGCCGAGGTCGGTGAGCAGGTGCGTGAACCACCGTGTGAACCGGTTCTCGGGCGGGTTGATGTTCGCGCCGACGGCCTCGGTGGGGGTGCTGTTGGTGAGTGTCATTTCGCTTCTCCCGGAACGCCCGTCAGCGGGGGTTCTCCATGGTCATGAGCTTGAGGACGGATTCGGGCGTGGCCTCGTCGATGGGCAGCTCGCCGGTGATCCGCCCCTCCGACAGCGCGTACACGCGGTCGGAGATGCCGAGCAGTTCGGGCAGCTCGGAGGAGATCACGATGATGCCTTTGCCCTCGGCCGCCAGCCGGTTGATGATCGTGTAGATCTCGTACTTCGCGCCCACGTCGATACCGCGCGTGGGTTCGTCCAGGATCAGCACGTCGGGGTCGGAGTAGATCCACTTCGACAGCACGACCTTCTGCTGGTTGCCGCCGGAGAGCTTGCCGGTTCTGGCCAGGACGCTGGGCGCCTTGATGTTCAGGTCGCGCCGGTACTCGTTCGCGACGCGGAACTCCTCGTTGTCGTTGACGAGCCCGCCTTTCTCGAGCTTGCGCAGCGATGCCATCGAGATGTTGCGCTTGATGTCTTCGATGAGGTTCAGGCCGTAGGTCTTGCGGTCCTCGGTGGCGTACGCGAGACCGTGGTCGATGGCCTCGGACACCGTGCGGGTCTTGATCTCCTTGCCGCGCATGAACACCCGGCCGGAGATGCGCGTGCCGTAGCTGCGGCCGAACAGGCTCATCGCGAACTCGGTGCGGCCGGCACCCATGAGCCCGGCGATCCCGACGATCTCCCCCGCCCGGACGGTGAGGGACACCTTGTCGACGATCACGCGGGACGGGTCCTGCGGATGGTGGGCCGTCCAGTCCTCCACGCGCAGCAGCTCCTCGCCGATCTGCGGTTCGTGGTCGGGATAGCGGTGCTCGAGGTCGCGGCCCACCATGTCCTTGATGATGCGGTCCTCGGTCACCTCGGCCTTGGCGATCGTCTCGATCGACTTGCCGTCGCGGATGACGGTGACACTGTCGGCGACGCGTTTGATCTCGTTGAGCTTGTGGCTGATGATGATCGAGGTCACGCCCTCCTCCTTGAGCTGGAGGATGAGCTCCAGCAGGTGGGCGGAGTCCTCGTCGTTCAAGGCGGCGGTCGGCTCGTCGAGGATGAGGAGCTTGACGTCCTTGGACAGCGCCTTGGCGATCTCCACGAGCTGCTGCTTGCCGACGCCGATCTGGCTGATCTTGGTCGTGGGGTTGTCGCGCAGCCCCACGCGCTTGAGCAGCTTCGCCGCTTCGAAGTTGGTCTTGTTCCAGTCGATGAGCCCGGCGTTGGTGCGCTCGTTGCCCAGGAAGATGTTCTCGGCGATGGAGAGGTAGGGGCTCAGCGCCAGCTCCTGGTGGATGATGACGATCCCCTTGGCCTCACTGTCGCGGAGGCTGCGGAACTGCACCTCCTCGCCCGCGAACACGATCTCGCCGTCGTAGGTGCCGTGCGGGTACACGCCCGACAGCACCTTCATGAGCGTGGACTTGCCCGCGCCGTTCTCACCGCAGATCGCATGGATCTCCCCCGACCGCACGGCGAGCGTGACGTTCGACAAGGCCTTCACTCCCGGGAAGGTCTTGGTGATGCCGCGCATCTCCAGGATGTTCTCTGACACGTCTCCGACTTCCTCGTGGATGGGCTGTGTGAGCCGTGGCGATGGACGGGGACCGGAGCCCCCGTCCATCGCCGGAGCGGATCGGACCTTACAGGCCGAGCTCCTCGGCGGTCCAGTAGCCGGTGTCCACCAGCGACTGCTCGACGTTGTCGGCGACGACCGGGACCGGCGACAGGAGGTAGGACGGCACGACCTTCACGCCGTTCTCGTACGTCTCGGTGTCGTTGACCTCGGGCTCTTCGTCTTCGAGGACGGCGACCGCCATGTCGGCGGCGACCTTCGCGAGCTCGCGGGTGTCCTTGAAGATCGTCGCGTACTGCTCACCCGAGAGGATCGCCTTGACCGAGTCGACCTCGGCGTCCTGACCGGAGATGACGGGCCATTCCTCGCCGACGGTGTAGCCGGCGTCGGTGAGGGCGGAGATGATGCCGCGCGAGATGCCGTCGTACGGGGAGAGCACCGCGTCGACCTGCGTGCCGTCGGAGTAGTTGGCGGTGAGGATGTCCTCCATGCGGCTCTGGGCCGTCTCGCCGTCCCAGCGCAGCGTTGCCGCCTGCTCGATGTCGGTCTGGCCCGACTGCACCACGAGGGTGCCGTCGTCGATGAGCGGCTCCAGCACGCTCATGGCGCCGTCCCAGAAGAAGGTCGCGTTGTTGTCGTCGAGCGATCCGGCGAACAGCTCGATGTTGAAAGGCCCGGCCGGCGCGTCGGCGGCGGGTTCGCCTTCCAGGTCGGACAGGCCGAGGCCTGCGAGCACCGACCACGCCTGCTGCTGTCCGACGAGGAAGTTGTCGAACGAGGCGTAGTAGTCGACGTTCTCCGAGTCGCGGATGAGGCGGTCGTAGGCGATGACGGGGATGTCGGCGTCGGCCGCGTTCTGCAGCACCTCCGAGAGCGTCGTGCCGTCGATCGAGGCGACGATGAGCGCCTCGGCACCCTTCGTGATCATGTTCTCGATCTGCGAGACCTGGGTGGGGATGTCGTCCTCGGCGTACTGCAGGTCGACCGTGAATCCCTGCTCCTCGAGCGTCTCCTTGACGGCGTTGCCGTCCTGGATCCACCGCTCGGAGCTCTTGGTGGGCATCGCGACGCCGATGAGGCCGCCGTCACCGCCGCCGCTGTCGCCGCTGCCGCTGCCCCCGCCGCTGCAGGCCGAGAGCATGAGCGCGCCGGCGGCGATCGTTGCGAGAAGAACCTTCTTCGCCTTCACTGGGTGTCCTTTCATGGGACGTCTTCGTCGTGGTGTGGAGTATTCAGTTGTGCGACTGCTGGCCGTAGACGTTCTGGTAACGGTCGAAGAGCCGGTCGATCGCCTCGGGCGGGAGAGGGAGGAGCTCCCCGCCCTGCCGGGCGTGGTGGACGGTGCGGGCGACGTCTTCGAGCATCACGGCCGCTTTGACGGCATCGCGCGCACTGGAGCCGATCGTGAACGGCCCGTGATTCTGCATGAGGACCGCGCGCGAGCGGTGACCGCGCAGGGTCTCGACGATTCCGCGGCCGATCGAGTCGTCGCCGATGATCGCGAAGGGGCCGACCGGGATCGGCCCGCCGAACTCATCCGCCATAGCGGTGATCACGCACGGGATCTCCTCACCGCGCGCGGCCCATGCCGTGGCGAAGGTGGAGTGCGTGTGCACGACGCCGCCGACCTCCGGCATGTTGCGGTACACGTAGGCGTGCGCGGCGGTGTCGCTCGACGGTGACCGGTCACTGCCGGGCGTTCCGGGGATCACCGCGCCGTCCAGATCGCACAGGATCATGTTCTCGGGGGCGAGGTCGTCGTACGACACCCCCGACGGCTTGATCACGAAGAGCTCGGCACCGGGCACGCGGGCGGACACGTTGCCCCCGGTCCACACGACCAGGCCGTAGCGGACGAGCTCACCGTGCAGCGCTGCGACCTCGGCGCGTGCGCGTGCGACCGCCACTTCGGTGCGCGCGCTCACGACGTACGCATCCTGGCCATCGGAGTGGGTCGTGGGCATTCCGTCGGACTCCTTCGTCAACCGTCGAACGGCCATGTGACCGTTCACATCGAGAAACTATAGCCATACCTGCGGGGGGCGGGGCCAGAACCGTCGGTCTCATTCCGGTAACGGCGGTCAGAGCGCGACGGCACGCCCGGTGGAGGCGCGCACGATCAGTTCCGGCTCGATCGCTGCGCTCACCGGCTCCGCGGACGGATCCGCCGTGCCCAGCAGGAGGTCGACGCAGCGACGCCCCAGTTCGCCGAAAT
Coding sequences within:
- a CDS encoding thioredoxin domain-containing protein, which encodes MNRLANASSPYLRLHATNPVAWYPWGPEAFAEAQRRDVPVLVSIGYSTCHWCHVMARESFADDATAAIINDGFVAIKVDREEHPDVDAAYLDAASAFTRNLGWPLTVFTTPGGAVFYAGTYWPDEARGGMPAFRDVLAAVREAWTQRRGEVERTGEALRQAIAEAATPGADAPPSLAELAAAARGLVAAEDREFGGFAAGLGMETPKFPNVPVLRFLACEALAEAAPESADVARRALRAMAASELHDPVDGGFFRYATRRDWTVPHYERMLTDNAGLIDAALDAGEEDIARDAARFLVEVLQQPSGGIAAAQDSESIIDGARSEGGYYARDAQGRAGLQPPALDGKIVTGWNGHAIAALARAGTVLGDERLLEAARWAADAVLETNVGPDGMLRRASLDEIVSSAPATLEDYGGLARGLLSLALATGEPAYAVRARELVDACVGEDGTIVVPGGGDPVLVAQGVQAAGVPSDGAAPSGPSALAAAALALWQAGAGERYRSVALTLVQAAAPAALAAPVAHGALLEVAAGLAEAPHQLVVVGDPGSPLAQRARRVRVDILALISPEQAESLAAAGLSLFEGKTALEGRATAYDCRGFACRLPVSDPEDLG
- a CDS encoding dolichyl-phosphate-mannose--protein mannosyltransferase, with protein sequence MTSTAEHPPPAAVSTRLERWRARVHADPARSRLYAWLAPLLVTLLAGVLRFAGLGHPESIVFDETYYVKDSWSQWVLGYPATWPADADARFVAGETDIFTATGSYVVHPPLGRILIGAGMALFGPDSSTGWRFSVAVLGTASVLVLYLLAHSLTRSRLFATVAAFLLAIDGVAIVMSRIALLDGILTFFVLLAFWFTALDRRGSLARLAALTAARAGDPPAVRWGPVLWARPWLVAAGAAAGAATAVKWSGLYVLAAIGLYAVVTDALARRRAGIRMWPADAALRQGPASFLLLVPIAAVVYVASWTGWLASDGGYSRHAVDAAPATGVWAWVPLALQNLWAYHQSIYAFHVGLTTPHGYASPAWQWPLLVRPTSMHWQQDAAGTAGCALPAGCTESISSLPNPVAWWAGVAAVVFLAVRFVVARDWRYAFVLTGLAATYGPWLLYPDRTIFQFYTVVMVPFLLFALTFALREIAGPPTAPLPRRLSGQRVVVVFLVVVTLVSAFWYPVWTGLPVPYQFWQLHNWMITWI
- a CDS encoding aldo/keto reductase codes for the protein MTIPMVALNDGNSIPQLGYGVFLVPPDDTERAVTEALEVGYRHIDTAAIYGNEKGVGAAIAASGIPRDELFITTKLWNDRHDGEEPHAAIAESLEKLGLEQVDLYLIHWPTPAKDNYLHAWEKMIEIRDAGHTRSIGVSNFLVPHLDRIVEATGVTPVVDQIELHPAYSRSDIVEWGAAHDMHIESWGPLGQGKYDLFGIRAVAEAAAAHGKTPAQAVLRWHIQRGFIVFPKSVRRERLEENFDIFDFELSDAEMAAIDSIDPQDGSGRVASHPDEVN